In one window of Pseudanabaena sp. PCC 6802 DNA:
- a CDS encoding AAA family ATPase, with protein MILVFGGIKGGVGKTTLATNIAILRSQQGKDVLLVDADDQGTASDFTAVRNETFTDRGGAGYTSVKLHGAAVRSEVLRLTTKYDDIAIDVGGRDTAGQRAALSVADIYVVPFLPGSFDVWTLDTVGDLVEEARAFNDKLKAICIINRADAKGADNAEAAAIASETPNLTYIDAPLGNRKAFRSAAAQGLAVNEVKPTDPKAIAEIEKLFECLFDV; from the coding sequence ATGATCCTTGTGTTTGGAGGCATTAAGGGTGGAGTTGGTAAAACTACCCTGGCAACGAATATAGCTATTCTGCGATCGCAGCAAGGCAAAGATGTCCTCCTCGTGGACGCGGACGACCAGGGGACGGCAAGCGACTTTACCGCCGTGCGCAATGAAACCTTTACCGATCGCGGTGGTGCGGGCTATACCTCGGTAAAACTGCATGGTGCTGCCGTGCGATCGGAAGTACTGCGGTTGACGACAAAATACGATGACATTGCGATCGATGTGGGCGGTCGCGATACGGCAGGACAGCGGGCGGCTTTGTCGGTGGCAGATATATATGTCGTGCCGTTTTTACCTGGCAGCTTTGACGTGTGGACTTTAGATACTGTGGGCGACCTGGTTGAAGAAGCCCGTGCTTTTAACGACAAGCTGAAAGCCATATGCATAATTAATCGCGCCGATGCTAAAGGTGCTGATAATGCGGAAGCAGCAGCGATCGCCTCGGAAACCCCCAACCTCACATATATAGATGCGCCATTGGGTAATCGCAAAGCCTTCCGTAGCGCGGCGGCGCAGGGATTAGCCGTAAATGAGGTAAAGCCGACCGATCCTAAAGCGATCGCAGAGATTGAAAAACTATTTGAATGTCTTTTTGATGTGTAA
- a CDS encoding PIN domain-containing protein: MTIERAFVDTNLFLRYLTNDIAVQADLVEALLQRAAAGEIILVTTTLVIAEIVWTLASFYKLSREQIRDRILAILNTPGLEVAESDLLIEAATNYAAKNVDFIDAYNAAWIAQQRIDAAYTFDRKHFARFENINVKAPGDL, from the coding sequence ATGACAATTGAACGAGCTTTTGTCGATACGAATCTTTTTTTGCGCTATCTGACCAATGACATTGCCGTACAAGCCGATCTGGTGGAAGCACTACTGCAACGAGCAGCAGCCGGAGAAATCATCTTAGTGACAACTACTCTGGTAATTGCAGAAATTGTCTGGACATTGGCTTCCTTCTATAAGTTGTCGCGCGAACAAATCCGCGATCGCATTCTGGCAATCCTGAATACACCAGGACTGGAGGTTGCTGAATCCGATCTGTTAATTGAGGCAGCCACCAACTACGCTGCCAAGAATGTAGATTTTATCGATGCCTACAATGCTGCCTGGATCGCACAGCAACGGATCGATGCGGCATACACCTTCGATCGCAAGCATTTTGCTCGGTTTGAAAATATTAACGTAAAAGCGCCAGGCGATCTTTAA
- a CDS encoding AbrB/MazE/SpoVT family DNA-binding domain-containing protein yields MSVKINFVSHFEFLLMNVSKVGRRGQIAIPRTIRQDLDLKVGDRLAFVRRGNEIVLQPLKATLSDFRGSIPVSEPQDFETIRQQVLDNRAYRTESNDN; encoded by the coding sequence ATGTCTGTTAAAATTAATTTTGTCAGTCATTTTGAGTTTCTGCTCATGAATGTCAGTAAAGTTGGACGACGCGGACAAATTGCTATTCCTCGCACAATTCGTCAGGATTTAGATCTAAAAGTAGGCGATCGCCTTGCCTTTGTGCGTAGAGGTAATGAAATAGTCTTACAACCGCTTAAAGCTACCCTGTCAGATTTTCGCGGCAGTATTCCTGTTTCTGAGCCGCAAGACTTTGAAACCATTCGCCAGCAGGTGCTGGATAATCGCGCTTACCGAACAGAAAGCAATGACAATTGA
- the tnpA gene encoding IS200/IS605 family transposase — protein MTSQLRKERHSISSLKIHLVCVTKYRRAVFTAESLELIEKSFKEVAKKMDFQILEFNGESDHIHALIEYPPKLSISQMVNALKGVSSRRYGQAGHPKPYGKDALWSPSYFVSSVGGAPIEVLKQYIREQEKPS, from the coding sequence ATGACAAGCCAATTACGCAAAGAAAGACACAGTATTTCTAGCCTTAAAATACATTTGGTCTGCGTTACAAAATACCGTAGGGCTGTATTCACTGCTGAAAGTCTTGAACTAATTGAAAAATCGTTCAAGGAAGTCGCTAAAAAGATGGATTTTCAAATTCTCGAATTCAATGGAGAGTCTGACCATATTCACGCGCTGATTGAGTATCCGCCTAAGCTTTCAATCTCTCAGATGGTCAACGCTCTAAAAGGAGTGTCTAGCCGTCGATATGGTCAAGCTGGACACCCAAAACCTTACGGGAAAGATGCTCTCTGGAGTCCTAGCTACTTTGTTAGCTCTGTTGGCGGCGCACCGATTGAAGTGCTGAAGCAGTACATTCGCGAACAAGAAAAGCCGTCCTAG
- a CDS encoding RNA-guided endonuclease InsQ/TnpB family protein, with product MKARYSYRFYPTDQQRQSLAQLFGCVRVVWNDALAICKQSEALPGYNQLSAMLTQAKKTEAREWLGSVSSVPLQQALRQLDVAYKNFFNSRNGKRKGKKMGSPTFKKKSNQQSATFASTAFKVFDGIVYLAKIGGLKPIWSRELPAAPSSVTAIKDAANRYFLSFVVEVEPVQVDAENQSIGIDLGIKTFAVMSDGSKVESPSYSKQDRKIRKLQKQLARQQKGSNRRRKTRLQIAKLHNQIADTRKDFLHKLSTKIVSENQAIVLEDLNVSGMVKNRKLARSISLQGWREFRMLCEAKSEKFGREFHVINRWEPTSQVCSDCGFKWGKLDLKIRTVQCLNCNAEHDRDENAAKNINQVGTGHCHDSKRMQRQSKTTSVASVSEASRITAPLGR from the coding sequence ATGAAAGCAAGATACTCATACCGTTTCTACCCAACTGACCAACAGCGACAGAGTTTAGCTCAGTTGTTTGGTTGTGTGCGGGTCGTTTGGAATGATGCCTTGGCAATTTGCAAGCAGTCTGAAGCGCTTCCAGGGTATAACCAGCTTTCTGCAATGTTGACCCAAGCCAAGAAGACTGAAGCTAGAGAATGGTTAGGTTCTGTTTCGTCGGTTCCGTTGCAGCAAGCACTAAGGCAGTTAGACGTTGCCTACAAGAACTTTTTCAACTCCAGAAATGGAAAAAGAAAAGGTAAAAAGATGGGTTCTCCTACCTTCAAAAAGAAATCGAATCAGCAGTCTGCAACTTTTGCAAGCACAGCTTTTAAGGTTTTTGATGGAATTGTTTATCTGGCTAAGATTGGAGGCTTAAAGCCGATTTGGTCTAGAGAGCTTCCTGCCGCACCGTCATCTGTCACGGCGATCAAGGATGCAGCTAACCGCTATTTTCTGAGCTTTGTGGTAGAAGTTGAACCTGTTCAAGTCGATGCTGAAAACCAAAGTATCGGGATTGATTTGGGAATTAAAACTTTTGCTGTGATGTCTGATGGGTCTAAGGTTGAGAGTCCTAGCTACTCAAAGCAAGATCGTAAAATTCGCAAGCTTCAGAAGCAGTTGGCACGGCAGCAAAAAGGCTCAAATCGCAGGCGCAAAACTCGTCTCCAAATTGCCAAACTGCACAATCAAATTGCGGACACTCGCAAGGATTTCTTGCACAAATTGTCTACCAAAATCGTGAGTGAAAACCAAGCTATCGTTTTAGAAGACTTGAATGTGTCGGGAATGGTAAAGAATCGCAAGCTGGCTAGATCGATCAGTTTGCAAGGTTGGAGAGAGTTTAGAATGCTGTGTGAGGCTAAATCTGAGAAGTTTGGTCGAGAGTTTCACGTCATTAATCGATGGGAACCCACTAGCCAAGTTTGCTCAGATTGCGGTTTCAAGTGGGGCAAACTCGATCTAAAAATTCGGACGGTTCAATGCTTGAATTGCAACGCTGAGCACGACCGAGACGAGAACGCAGCCAAGAATATAAACCAAGTCGGGACAGGGCATTGCCACGACTCTAAACGGATGCAGAGACAGAGTAAGACTACCTCGGTAGCGTCAGTCAGTGAAGCGTCAAGAATCACCGCTCCTTTAGGACGGTGA
- a CDS encoding response regulator: MKILLVEDDEALITVLTKSLTTRHNCIVDVVKDGEAGWNYGSTFEYDLILLDIQLPKLDGISLCQRLRSEGYTTPIVLLTTQNTSTAKVQGLDAGADDYVVKPFDVAELSARIRALLRRSSGTPFPLMSWGDLLLNPSTCDVSYNSKHITLTTKEYRLLEILLSDSQHVFSTEEILDRLWSSEDFPAESTVRSHIRRLRHKLMEAGAPADFIATIHGRGYYLKAPDRDAVEVRYRNMPLEKPTARLESTLGLGQSITEKTDRAIEQQAAYLAFLNETWVASKPQSLEQLVVFSQVVQALQSGTLTEQLQTQANQTAHKLAGTLGTFGLNQGMQLARQLESLLDGSLNLGFQNIPLLKTLVLDLQQEIQNTISIENFPLTSQDLPVISFDRSQDLHNLPLLLVISGDSQFAQALERAALSSGLRTAIAPTREIAQAWLDSKSFPGKSDRLPRAILWQITSERARDLEPMNWLQTLALSYPDLPILVIGDRNELTVRLEVVRRGGTVFLEPFTSPEQAIDAVRHLLSQSHGRNDPELKVMIVDDDRDWLRILPTSLAPWGLKVTTLEYPQEFWTILQAVMPDVLVLDVNMPEIDGFELCQVVRSDPRWQKLPILFLSGLSDRQTQNRAFTVGADDYLCKPVVGADLAHRILNRMQRLSVACSA, from the coding sequence ATGAAAATACTGCTTGTAGAAGATGACGAAGCATTAATTACGGTTCTGACTAAGAGCCTGACCACCCGTCATAATTGCATCGTCGATGTGGTCAAAGATGGCGAAGCGGGCTGGAACTATGGCTCAACCTTTGAGTACGACCTCATCTTGCTAGATATCCAGTTGCCTAAGTTAGATGGTATTAGTTTGTGTCAGCGCTTGCGTAGTGAGGGCTACACTACACCGATCGTTTTACTTACAACCCAAAATACAAGTACTGCAAAAGTGCAGGGCCTGGATGCTGGTGCCGATGATTATGTGGTCAAGCCGTTTGATGTGGCAGAATTGAGCGCCCGCATCCGCGCTCTGTTGCGCCGCAGCAGCGGTACTCCTTTTCCTTTAATGTCTTGGGGCGACTTACTGCTCAATCCCAGCACCTGTGATGTTAGTTATAACAGCAAGCACATCACGCTTACAACCAAAGAATATCGCTTGTTAGAAATTTTGCTGTCTGACAGCCAGCACGTGTTTAGTACCGAAGAAATCCTCGATCGCCTGTGGTCGTCTGAGGATTTTCCAGCCGAGTCAACGGTGCGATCGCATATCCGCCGCCTGCGTCATAAGCTTATGGAGGCGGGTGCGCCTGCCGATTTTATTGCCACCATCCACGGTAGAGGCTATTACCTGAAGGCTCCGGATCGCGATGCTGTAGAGGTACGCTACCGTAATATGCCGCTTGAGAAGCCGACTGCGCGGTTAGAGAGCACTTTAGGACTAGGGCAAAGCATTACAGAGAAAACTGACCGGGCAATAGAACAGCAAGCAGCATATTTGGCCTTCCTGAACGAGACCTGGGTTGCTAGCAAGCCTCAGAGTTTGGAGCAGTTGGTCGTATTTTCTCAAGTAGTGCAAGCATTACAGTCGGGTACTCTGACAGAGCAATTGCAGACGCAGGCAAACCAGACAGCGCACAAATTAGCAGGCACTCTAGGTACATTTGGACTCAACCAGGGTATGCAACTGGCGCGGCAATTAGAGAGTTTACTAGATGGCTCTCTTAATTTGGGATTTCAAAATATACCGCTGTTGAAAACTCTCGTGCTCGATTTGCAACAGGAAATTCAAAATACTATCTCAATTGAAAATTTCCCGTTAACTTCACAGGACTTGCCTGTTATATCGTTCGATCGCTCGCAAGATTTACATAACTTACCACTGCTGTTGGTAATTTCTGGGGATTCGCAATTTGCACAAGCTTTAGAACGGGCAGCGCTCAGTAGTGGACTGCGTACTGCGATCGCACCAACTCGAGAAATTGCCCAAGCATGGCTGGATTCTAAGTCCTTTCCCGGTAAGAGCGATCGACTACCCAGAGCCATTTTGTGGCAGATTACCTCCGAGCGCGCTCGCGATTTAGAGCCGATGAATTGGTTGCAAACACTGGCGCTGTCTTACCCTGACCTGCCGATCCTGGTCATCGGCGATCGCAACGAATTGACCGTTCGTTTGGAAGTAGTGCGTCGGGGCGGCACGGTTTTTCTAGAACCGTTCACCTCGCCAGAGCAGGCGATCGATGCCGTCAGGCACCTACTGAGTCAGAGCCACGGTCGCAACGATCCAGAACTGAAGGTGATGATTGTCGATGACGATCGCGACTGGTTGCGGATTTTGCCGACCTCGCTCGCCCCCTGGGGGTTAAAAGTGACGACTCTGGAATATCCACAGGAGTTCTGGACGATCCTGCAAGCCGTCATGCCCGATGTCCTGGTGCTGGATGTCAACATGCCTGAAATTGATGGCTTTGAACTCTGCCAGGTGGTACGCAGCGACCCGCGCTGGCAAAAGTTACCCATTCTATTTCTGAGCGGACTGAGCGATCGTCAGACCCAGAATCGCGCCTTTACCGTCGGTGCCGACGACTATTTATGCAAGCCCGTCGTAGGTGCAGATCTAGCCCATCGCATTCTCAATCGCATGCAGCGCTTGTCAGTTGCATGCAGCGCTTGA
- a CDS encoding phycobilisome rod-core linker polypeptide: protein MAIPLLQYPPSSQNPRVVDFDIPGDEQFRVFSTDNILSDNDMGNLIDAAYRQIFFHAFDCNRERVLESQLRNGQITVRDFVRGLMLSKTFIESFYDKNSNYRFVEHCIEKALGRRVYSEREKIAWSAVVMTKGVAGFVNELLNSDEYLDAFGYNVVPYQRRRITAGRSEGEVRFNIKSPRYDAYHRDLLGFPQTIWQSVVGSYVAVDRKPKTGDPVQFLKMARSIKSGAGTPPRVSTANINIEASLPRR from the coding sequence ATGGCCATTCCTCTTTTACAATATCCCCCCTCTAGTCAAAACCCGCGCGTTGTTGACTTTGATATTCCTGGTGACGAGCAATTCAGAGTCTTTTCCACCGACAACATCCTCTCAGACAACGACATGGGCAACCTCATCGATGCTGCCTATCGTCAGATTTTCTTCCATGCCTTTGACTGCAATCGCGAGCGCGTGCTGGAATCGCAACTGCGCAACGGCCAAATTACCGTGCGCGACTTTGTGCGCGGCTTAATGCTGTCTAAAACTTTTATCGAAAGCTTCTACGACAAAAATAGTAACTATCGCTTTGTCGAGCACTGCATTGAAAAAGCCCTCGGTCGTCGCGTTTACAGCGAGCGCGAGAAGATTGCCTGGTCTGCCGTAGTTATGACCAAAGGCGTGGCAGGGTTTGTGAACGAATTGCTCAATAGCGACGAATACCTCGATGCTTTTGGCTACAATGTCGTGCCTTATCAAAGAAGACGCATAACTGCCGGTCGTTCTGAAGGCGAGGTGCGCTTTAATATCAAATCTCCTCGTTACGATGCGTACCATCGCGATCTGCTCGGCTTCCCGCAAACCATTTGGCAGTCAGTGGTCGGCTCCTATGTTGCCGTTGACAGGAAACCCAAGACTGGTGACCCTGTCCAATTCCTCAAGATGGCGCGCAGCATCAAGTCTGGTGCTGGAACTCCGCCGCGCGTTTCTACTGCCAACATTAATATCGAAGCTTCTTTGCCTCGCAGATAA
- a CDS encoding glycosyltransferase family 2 protein, with protein sequence MLPLISVVIPAYNAQKTILETIHSVLNQTVSNFEIIVINDGSRDNTLSLLSTISDPRLKVFSYENGGLSVARNRGISNAIGEFISFLDADDLWTQDKLELQVAALQKNPDAGVVYSWTQFIDEHSNLLFLQPPVYLEGDVYPHLLVSNFISSGSNIMVRRHYIDLVGEFDPAVNATADWDYYLRLAARCHFALVPQYQVLYRKSSQAMSSNIELMEKSILTVLNRSFASAPEHLQSLKNLSLGITYQYLSDLYFLNNLTSKEDLKQANQKLIQAVKIYPKILLQTTTHRLFIKITILRLLPPQYSQKLIKFISNLISLVSNSKTK encoded by the coding sequence ATGCTTCCACTTATTTCTGTGGTGATTCCTGCTTATAATGCTCAAAAAACTATTTTAGAAACTATTCATTCAGTTCTTAATCAAACTGTTTCTAATTTTGAAATAATTGTCATTAATGATGGTTCGCGAGATAATACTTTAAGTTTGCTCTCTACAATCTCAGATCCTCGTTTAAAAGTTTTTTCGTATGAAAATGGGGGGTTATCTGTCGCTCGCAATCGAGGCATAAGCAATGCCATTGGAGAATTCATTAGTTTTTTAGATGCTGACGATCTATGGACACAAGATAAATTGGAGTTACAAGTTGCCGCATTACAAAAAAATCCCGATGCTGGCGTAGTTTATAGCTGGACTCAGTTTATCGACGAGCATAGTAACCTACTATTTTTGCAACCTCCCGTGTACTTGGAAGGAGATGTGTATCCCCACCTTCTAGTTAGCAACTTTATTTCTAGTGGCTCAAATATCATGGTGCGTCGGCACTATATCGATTTGGTCGGTGAGTTTGACCCTGCTGTAAATGCGACTGCAGATTGGGACTATTATCTTCGCCTAGCGGCGCGATGTCATTTTGCTCTAGTACCTCAATATCAAGTTCTTTATCGCAAGTCATCTCAAGCGATGTCATCTAATATTGAGTTAATGGAAAAGAGTATCTTAACTGTCCTCAATCGCTCCTTTGCATCAGCTCCAGAGCACCTTCAATCTCTCAAAAATCTCAGCTTGGGAATCACTTATCAGTATTTAAGCGACTTGTATTTCTTAAATAATTTAACTAGTAAAGAGGATCTCAAACAAGCCAATCAAAAACTGATACAAGCAGTCAAGATATATCCAAAAATTTTATTGCAAACAACAACGCATCGCTTATTTATAAAAATAACGATCTTAAGACTACTTCCACCTCAATACTCGCAAAAATTAATTAAGTTTATTAGCAACCTAATTTCTTTAGTTTCTAATTCTAAAACTAAATAA
- a CDS encoding HEAT repeat domain-containing protein, translating to MELHQIETDLQQQDFQYRLKAIAALKDYPSEVAIPLLSQHTQDPEFLVRTFVARELGNHRTQESFAALLQIVKLDSTPNVRAEAANSISMFGKISASHLVQIFTTDDHWLVRRSIMTALMDLECHAELFEICMLALIGEDEPLREAAVNALGSLANSPQHTASLSKLLSFKDAESPRLRVQAAYALKHFDEPEAKAAMLQLRQDSDLRVVGAAMEDLLP from the coding sequence ATGGAACTGCATCAAATCGAAACCGACCTGCAACAACAGGATTTTCAATATCGCCTCAAAGCGATCGCGGCACTCAAAGATTATCCGTCCGAGGTAGCTATACCACTGCTGAGCCAGCATACCCAGGATCCAGAATTTCTGGTACGCACTTTTGTGGCAAGGGAATTGGGCAATCATCGCACGCAGGAATCTTTTGCGGCCTTGCTACAGATCGTGAAATTGGATAGTACGCCCAACGTGAGGGCGGAAGCAGCTAACTCGATTTCCATGTTTGGCAAAATCTCTGCGTCGCATTTAGTGCAGATATTTACCACTGACGATCACTGGCTGGTGCGGCGCAGTATTATGACGGCACTTATGGATTTGGAGTGCCACGCCGAGTTGTTTGAGATCTGCATGCTGGCTTTAATTGGAGAAGACGAGCCATTGCGAGAAGCTGCTGTCAATGCCCTGGGGAGTCTTGCCAACTCGCCTCAACATACGGCTAGCTTATCTAAACTTTTGAGTTTTAAGGATGCTGAGTCACCGCGCCTGCGCGTACAGGCGGCCTATGCCCTTAAGCACTTTGACGAGCCTGAAGCCAAAGCTGCCATGCTGCAACTACGGCAAGACTCAGATCTCAGAGTTGTGGGAGCCGCTATGGAAGATTTACTGCCCTAG